DNA from Patescibacteria group bacterium:
GGTTAGAGCACCCGCCTGTCACGCGGGAGGTTACGGGTTCGAGCCCCGCCCGGTCCGCCAGAAATGAAACAAAATTACATTATTAATCAGTAACACTATCTATGAACAAATCACGAAAAATGGCATTGAGAAAGCGCCGCAAAAAGGGAGGGAAAAAGATCGCATCTCTCCGGAATCGTTAATTTACTTTTTATTATTTCAACGTATGGCACATAAACATGCTGCAATAAAACATTTGCGTCAAACAAAAAAACGTACTGCACAAAATACTAATGTCAAAAAATCGCTTACCTATTTACGCAAAGCCGCACTCAAAGCTATTGAAAAAAAGGACCAAAAAGAAGCATTGAGATTGTACGGAGAGTTTCAAAAAGCGGCTGATCGCGCGGCAGGAAAAAATATTATCAAGAAAAACACTGCGGCACGGAAAAAATCCCGCATACTTACAAAGGTCAATGCCTTGAAAGCCTAAAAAACATCCCCTCGGGGATGTTTTATATTTTATTCAGTGATCGTTCAATAGTGTGAAGGAGTGCACTGCCGACTGGAATCGGGCGTGATTTGAGTAATCGCTCCAGTTGGATGAAGGCAAGCGCGGCGGTTTTTAGAAAATCAAGCGATAGCGGTTTCACTTGGCGCGAAACAATTCTGATTCTTTCAATTTTCCAGTTGAGAGCTGTTGCACTATGCTGTTCTGAAAGCGCTCGTGCCAGCATGTCTTTGATGACGAGCATTGCATGCAGCTGATTTTGAAAAAAAGAGCATATGCCAAGCACGCTTGATGTATCGTGCAAATGTTCTTGTTTGAGTATTTCGTAGATACACTTTAATGTTTTGCCGGTATCCTTTTGAATAAATACACCCATACTTTCAAAAATATGCGCATGTGATGGTTGTGGACAGAGAAGTGCAATATCATGATGTGTTATGGCGCGCGCGCTAGCGTACGCAGCGAGCTTGCCAAGCTCGTTCCAGAGAAGCCAGAGGTCGTAGTGTTCCTGTTCCGATGCAAAGCGGGATACTTGGGGTGGATCAAAACGGTTAAGAAAGACAGTCCGAGCTTCTTTGGTCATGGACGCA
Protein-coding regions in this window:
- the rpsT gene encoding 30S ribosomal protein S20; translated protein: MAHKHAAIKHLRQTKKRTAQNTNVKKSLTYLRKAALKAIEKKDQKEALRLYGEFQKAADRAAGKNIIKKNTAARKKSRILTKVNALKA